In Cytobacillus oceanisediminis, the following proteins share a genomic window:
- a CDS encoding GNAT family N-acetyltransferase → MIEFREIDRHNFFDVIDLRVAEEQKSFVAPNVFSLAQAKAFPECVCLAIYHDDVLVGFTMYCMDFDDKEYWIYRLMIDVKYQSKGCGKAAMEQLIERIKQDQEHKVIYLSFEPENNLAKRLYEKLGFEADGRVIEGEIVYKLTY, encoded by the coding sequence ATGATTGAATTCAGAGAAATAGACCGGCATAATTTTTTCGATGTCATTGATTTGCGTGTAGCAGAAGAGCAGAAATCGTTTGTGGCGCCGAATGTGTTTTCGCTTGCGCAAGCCAAGGCATTTCCAGAGTGTGTTTGTTTAGCGATTTATCATGATGATGTGTTAGTGGGCTTTACGATGTACTGCATGGACTTCGACGATAAGGAATATTGGATTTACCGCCTGATGATTGATGTGAAGTACCAGTCAAAAGGTTGCGGGAAAGCGGCCATGGAGCAGCTGATTGAACGGATTAAGCAGGATCAGGAGCATAAGGTGATTTATTTAAGCTTTGAGCCTGAAAACAATCTGGCGAAGCGGTTATATGAAAAACTGGGCTTTGAAGCAGATGGCCGGGTAATTGAAGGGGAAATCGTATATAAACTAACGTATTAA
- a CDS encoding amino acid permease has protein sequence MANKELKRGLESRHIQMIALGGTIGVGLFMGSASTIQWTGPSVLLAYITAGIFIYFIMRAMGEMLYLEPNTGSFATFGYKYIHPLAGYLTAWSNWFQWVIVGMAEIIAVGAYMQYWFPDLPAWIPGFIAMLMLGAANLISVKSFGEFEFWFSLIKVVTIILMIIAGFGLIFFGIGNGGEAIGFSNLWEHGGFFTGGWTGFFFALSLVIGAYQGVELIGITAGEAKDPKKTLTSAIQSIIWRILIFYIGAILVIVTVYPWDQLQSVGSPFVATFAKVGITAAAGIINFVVITAAMSGCNSGIYSAGRMLYTLGVNGQAPKFFTKISSQGVPIVGTMGVLIGLAVGVILSYIAPENLFVYVYSASVLPGMVPWFVILISQIKFRKAKGAEMDKHPFKMPFAPVTNYLTIAFLLMVLVGMWLNDDTRISLIAGIVFLGIVVISYFAFGIGKRVPQDSGEDQEAA, from the coding sequence GTGGCAAACAAAGAATTGAAGAGAGGCTTAGAATCGCGTCACATTCAGATGATTGCGCTGGGTGGTACCATTGGTGTCGGCTTATTTATGGGATCAGCAAGCACCATTCAATGGACAGGACCGTCTGTGCTTCTTGCTTATATAACAGCAGGAATTTTTATCTATTTCATCATGCGTGCCATGGGAGAAATGTTGTATTTAGAGCCTAACACGGGTTCCTTTGCAACATTTGGCTATAAGTATATTCATCCATTGGCCGGGTATTTGACTGCCTGGAGCAACTGGTTTCAATGGGTAATAGTCGGGATGGCTGAAATTATTGCCGTAGGTGCCTACATGCAATACTGGTTTCCAGACTTGCCTGCGTGGATTCCGGGTTTCATTGCTATGTTGATGCTGGGAGCGGCGAATTTAATTTCAGTAAAATCATTTGGTGAATTTGAATTTTGGTTTTCCTTGATTAAAGTTGTAACGATCATCTTAATGATCATTGCCGGTTTTGGACTTATTTTCTTCGGAATTGGCAATGGAGGAGAGGCAATAGGATTTTCTAATCTTTGGGAACATGGCGGATTCTTTACAGGTGGATGGACAGGCTTCTTCTTTGCCTTATCCCTTGTTATTGGAGCGTATCAAGGCGTTGAACTAATTGGAATTACAGCAGGGGAAGCAAAAGATCCGAAGAAAACGCTTACAAGTGCAATTCAAAGTATCATTTGGCGGATTTTGATTTTCTATATTGGAGCTATTTTAGTGATTGTAACTGTATATCCTTGGGATCAGCTTCAATCAGTCGGAAGCCCATTTGTGGCTACTTTTGCAAAAGTAGGAATCACTGCTGCTGCAGGAATTATTAACTTTGTTGTTATTACAGCGGCGATGTCCGGCTGCAACAGCGGTATTTATAGTGCAGGTCGTATGCTTTATACGTTAGGAGTAAATGGGCAGGCACCTAAATTCTTTACGAAAATTTCTTCTCAAGGTGTACCGATTGTCGGTACTATGGGTGTACTGATTGGTTTAGCGGTTGGTGTTATTTTAAGCTATATTGCACCAGAAAATTTATTCGTCTATGTATACAGTGCAAGTGTTCTTCCAGGTATGGTTCCATGGTTTGTCATCTTAATCAGTCAAATTAAGTTTAGAAAAGCAAAAGGAGCTGAAATGGACAAGCATCCATTCAAAATGCCTTTTGCTCCTGTGACCAATTATTTAACCATCGCATTCTTATTAATGGTATTAGTGGGAATGTGGCTGAATGATGATACCCGGATCTCGCTGATCGCAGGTATTGTTTTCCTGGGGATTGTGGTTATCAGTTATTTCGCTTTTGGAATAGGAAAGCGTGTACCACAAGATTCTGGAGAAGATCAGGAAGCAGCTTAA
- a CDS encoding EamA family transporter yields the protein MKINKGVLYILLGASFFGFTPIFAKLGFSYGYSLGQINIVQMVISFILLWAFTFIKRSSFKGLNTKNVLQIMMTGCFVGLTSIFYYGSMQYLPASLAIILMFQFVWIGIILEWISSKIKPSPVTVLTIILILIGVFFASNIINGDIQGLPLKGFIFGILSAFTYAGFIFFSGKVAVHVDPWTRSSLMVTGSTILVLILFMGDIPSVLPLEENLLTIAVGVSLFGAVLPPLFFAAGAPLVSGGIANILTSIELPIAILSASIILSETVTPLQWAGTAIILAAIAFNELGTGFFRSRKESA from the coding sequence TTGAAAATAAATAAAGGGGTTTTATATATACTTTTAGGTGCATCATTTTTCGGTTTTACACCGATTTTTGCTAAGTTGGGGTTTAGCTACGGCTACTCTCTGGGACAAATTAATATCGTCCAGATGGTTATATCCTTCATTTTGTTATGGGCTTTTACGTTCATTAAGAGGTCCAGTTTCAAAGGGCTAAATACGAAAAATGTGCTGCAAATCATGATGACCGGCTGTTTTGTCGGTTTAACCAGTATTTTTTATTATGGTTCAATGCAGTATCTTCCTGCATCACTGGCCATCATTTTAATGTTCCAGTTCGTCTGGATCGGGATTATTTTAGAATGGATTTCCAGCAAAATAAAACCCTCGCCTGTTACAGTACTAACCATCATTTTAATACTAATCGGGGTCTTTTTTGCTTCGAATATCATAAATGGCGACATCCAGGGCCTTCCATTGAAAGGTTTCATTTTTGGGATTCTCTCCGCGTTCACTTATGCAGGATTTATCTTCTTCAGCGGCAAGGTCGCTGTTCATGTGGATCCCTGGACACGGAGTTCTTTAATGGTAACCGGATCAACCATCCTGGTGCTTATCCTATTTATGGGTGATATCCCGTCTGTGCTGCCTTTGGAGGAAAATCTGCTGACAATTGCCGTCGGTGTTTCATTATTTGGGGCAGTCCTCCCTCCGCTGTTTTTCGCAGCTGGTGCGCCTTTAGTTTCAGGAGGAATCGCCAATATCTTAACCTCCATTGAATTACCGATCGCCATTTTATCAGCCAGCATTATTTTGTCAGAAACCGTAACACCGCTTCAGTGGGCAGGGACGGCGATTATTCTGGCTGCTATTGCTTTTAATGAATTGGGGACAGGCTTTTTCCGGAGTAGAAAGGAAAGTGCCTGA
- a CDS encoding SRPBCC family protein, producing MNSTNKMTTQIGEREITVTRVFDAPADLVFNSWTKEEHLSKWWGPQGFTLTFQKFDMKPGGTWQFIMHGPDGVDYPNTNVFVEVVKSERIVFKHDVFPHFLATAVFEDLDGKTKLTYTTIFEETAAVFEKVKTYAVPGAEQTMKRLEEHLGGMS from the coding sequence ATGAACTCAACAAACAAAATGACAACACAAATAGGGGAACGCGAAATTACAGTCACGCGCGTATTTGATGCTCCAGCTGATCTTGTGTTTAATTCTTGGACGAAAGAGGAGCACCTGTCAAAGTGGTGGGGACCACAAGGTTTTACGTTGACTTTTCAGAAATTCGATATGAAACCAGGCGGTACATGGCAATTTATCATGCACGGTCCTGATGGCGTTGATTATCCCAATACCAACGTCTTTGTTGAGGTCGTTAAATCCGAGCGAATCGTCTTCAAACATGATGTGTTTCCCCATTTTCTCGCCACAGCAGTCTTTGAGGATCTGGATGGCAAAACTAAACTCACTTATACCACAATCTTTGAAGAAACTGCCGCTGTATTTGAAAAGGTGAAAACATATGCCGTCCCAGGTGCCGAACAGACTATGAAGCGCTTAGAGGAGCATCTGGGCGGTATGTCTTAA